Below is a window of Peromyscus eremicus chromosome 22, PerEre_H2_v1, whole genome shotgun sequence DNA.
ACCCAAGGGCTCCGGCCAGACCAACGCCACTTCCGCTCTCCTCGCCTCTCCCGGATGTGGTCTCCTAGGCGACTAGCCCTGTTCTGAACATCTCCTTCCACCTAGCAGCTTCCAAGGGCGCTGGAGCGGGGAAAGTCACATGACGACTCGTCTCCTGATGCTTTTGAGACCCTGCCCTCATGGCGGCAGGAGGATTAGGGAGGCCACTGGGCCTGAGGGTTGGAGCAAGTGGGCGGAGTCTGAAGATTTAAGTGAGGGGTCCTCCTGAACCCCAACCCTTGGGTTCCGGCAGTTTGCACACCTAGTCCCACCCACCCCACAAGTGATCTTATGGATGCAAATAGAGTTCGATTATTGCCCCTTTATTGATCTTAAATTACAGACCCATTCTCACTCCCCTCCAGAAAGCTCTTTCTTTGCTGAGGGTGCAGGCAGTGGCTGAGCAGAAAGGGCAGCTAGGTGAAGATTTGCAGGCTATAATTAATAGAGGCAGGTCTCTCCTTATCTACTAACTTCATGTCTCCAAAATTGTCCAGCTTTTGGATTTTTTGGTGTGGTCCCTAGGAGGCATAAGTCCCTAGGAGTTTATAAGTCTTGAATCTTTATAGCTATGTCCAGGCTTCTCCTTACCCCTGAGCCTCTCCTTGGTACTGTGATGGGGTCCCTCGTTGTGACCTTGCCGGCTCCTCTCAGAATAACTGTGTCTATTCTCAGAGGGACTGTAGTGAGTTCTCTCAGAATGACTGCGGTGGAGTCTGGAAGAAGACCTGTATAGCCTGGACTCTGAGGGAAGGTGGTGGACTCTCCCAGAAGAATTATGCCTTTTCCTGCCAGAGGGACTGAAAGGGGTCCTCTCAGAGAGACTACCATGGCTCCTTTCTGAAGGACTGCACCGTGTCCTCCGGATGGGACTGAGATGGCACCTTTTTGAGGGACTGTGTCCTCTTCTCTCTCGTCCTCTTCTCTCTTGAGGACTAAGAGACCTCCTAGAGGGACTCCTAGGGCGTCTCCCAGGACTGGGTCGGCTCCTCCCTGAAGGAATGCGACCTATCCCCTTAAAGAGACTGTAATGGATCCAGTCAGAGATATTTTGAAGGGTTCTCACAGAGGGACTACTATCCTGTCTCGGGGAGGGACTGCAATGACTCCTCTCAGAGAGATGTCTAAGGGTTCTGTCAGAGGGACTGCTATGCCTTCTCTGAGAAGGACTGTGGTATCTCTTCTCAGAGAGACTTTCATGAATTCTCTCCCAAAGGATGCGCTTAGTCCTTTCAAAAGGCTTATTATGGAGGGCCTTCTCCCTAAGAAGCCATGTTGTTCTTccttgggtgtgtgtgtctctttaaaGTGACTCTTCAGGGATCTCTTCAAATGGGAGTCAGGTCCCATTCTCTCTTGGGCCTGAAATTTGGCTCCTACATGAGAACAGTTCTTAGACTCCAGATAGGAGATTTCATCACCATAGTTTTTCTTTGCTCTGCCAAAATGCCGTTGACATTTTGAACTACACTCAAATGTTGGAAGTTTGAAAGAGATGGATAGTGGCATCTCTTTCCGAAGCCATGGTCTCCAATTGCCAAGGTCTGGGTTGGAGAGAGCTCACTTGTTTTGGCTGTTGAGTCTGTCTACATTGGTCACCTGTTCCCTGCAATCTGTCCTCTTGCTTAGGCTTCACACCTGCTGACCTTGGCTGGGCAACTGGTGTGCTGGCTTCTTTGCTATCTCCTGCTAAACAATAACCCTTGGCTTTTTGTTTAGGGTGCAAGTATTTGGTTGACCTCAAATTGTCTGGCCTTGTCCTGTCCTCAGGCTTCTGTCCAGTATAAGCCACAATTCTATGTGCTATTTGGAATGCCTGCCTTAGGCCCTGGAAAAGCAGCTGGATGAACTTGGGCTGAGAGGATTTCTTAGGTTGTGTCTTCGAAGAAACAGTGCTTGTTTGAATGGTTTCAATACTCTTGCTTCTTGATGGACACATCATTCTAAAAGGACTCTCTTCCGGGGTTTCACTATTTTTGTAGagctttgtgttttgtgttttaagtcccttgatggtttccttcaatgGATAGTTTAAGTCAAAGGTCTTTTTGAGGCTTGATTTCGACCATTTTTCTTCCTGATTACTTTCAAAGCCACTCTCGGATACAGAGTGAACCTGACGGAATTCATGGTGCTCAGAGTCTTTGGCGTCTGTCTGGCGGACTACCCCATGGCTGCCccgttgcttttttcttttttttcttttttttttttttttttaagatttatttattatgtatacagtgttctgtctgcatgcatgcatgcaggccagaagagggcaccagatctcgttacagatggttgtgagccaccatgtggttgctgggaattgaactcaggacctctggaagagcagctagtgctcttaaccactgagccatctctccagccccccgttGCTTTTTTCTATTGTGCACTTTTTGGGAAGATCGGGCCTGGAAATCTCTTGGAGTAGTTGGACTCTTGGAAGCTGGAGGATAGATTTTAGCTTTCCTTCGTGATGGTGATGTAGTGCTCTTCCATGTATCTGCTCTTTTTCTCCCACGATGCTTTGAGACTTGAGGTCTTTTCCCAGTTCTCAGTCTAAAACCAAGATGCAACCGAATCTCACCGTGGCCTTCAGGGGTGCTTAAAAGGTGGATCTGCCCCAGGCAGAACACCTTAGATTTTATACTTTGAAGGTCTGGAACAGGGTGCGACTCAGACAATTCTACATTTTGTGTTCTGGTGTTGGATGCCATAAAATTTTTACAGTGAATCTGTGGCCCTGCACTCGGGCCACAGGATGCCCTACCTTGCAGTCTAGGCTTATGCTTGAATTTTAGAGACAGCTCATCTGGCAGcttagtttctgtgagcccctcaAAAGGTATTATCTCTTGCAAATGTGGCCCAGGGTTGCCCTCTAAAGACTGAGGACTTGTTCCCAGGCCCAACTCAGAGGACATCACATCTTGCAACGGTTGCTCTGAATTGAATTCCATAGATTTCAGAATTGTACATAATTCTGATGACTTGATATGCTGCAAATGTGGCTCATCCCTGAACgctatctgttttattttttgaagttgttgCTTTTGACTTAATTTGTGAGACTTCCGATCTCGCTTCTGGTTTCTGGCATTGAGTTCAGAAGGCACTACTCTATAAACCTTTGAGTCAGGCCTGCTTAGAGAATCCCACAAACTGTGATTCTGAACCATGATTGATCCCTGTATCCTTCATTGTGTAGATATATGTGGGCTCAGATTTCACACCTTTCCACTTTGATGCACAGTTGACTGACTCAGGTTTCATACCTTGAAGGTGTAATTCTGGTGTTAACATAGTTAATTTCCTGTCCTGTAAATGAGCGGTTTCCAACTGCAAAGGTTCCCTGCCTTaccaaatgtcatttttaaagattttacatCTTGCCACAGTGGCTGATACACAAAGCCTACGGGTTTCCCTTTTTGAAGTTTGTCCTCTGAAATCACTTCGGAAGACTTCATACCCTGTGAGCATAGGCCAGGACTGACCTCCATAGATCTTCCATATTGAAGCTTTGTCCCCAGAATTGACTGAGAATACTTCTCATCTTGTaactgagggcctgagtttaacTTCCCTGATTCCCCATTTGGGGGCTTGGACTCCACTGTCACACCTTGTAACTTTGGGCCTTGATTAAACTCTACAGACTCCTTAGCTAGGAGCCTTTTCCCTTGAGCCAACTCAGAcggctttttattttgtgtctgtggtCCAGAATTGAGGTCCACTGCTTTTACACCTCGGGATTTTATCTGTGTTACCACCTCAGAAGATTTTATACTTGTGACATGTTGTCCCATAGAGTTCACACCTTGAAGTTTCATGCCCATGATCAGCTCAGGATATTTCAAATCTTGTAAAGGGGGGCCTGAGTCCAGCTCTACAGATTTTGTACCTAAGAACATCTTCCTGGGGTGAAATCATGTTTCTTACCTTGTAACTTTGAACTAGGTTTGATTTCTACAGATTTCATACCATGAACCCTCTTCCCTGTAATGACTTCAGAGGTAATACCTTGTAAGTGTGGTCCAGGACCAGAGTCCACAGACATGACATCATGGACCTTTATACCCATGATTGTCCTTGAAGATTTCAGATCTTGTAACTGCGGGCCTGGTTCCCAgtcttccatttccatttcttgaGGCTTTGTCCTCAGAAATGAGTTAGATTTTATACCTTGCCACTGTGGCCCAGGTTTACAGCCTAGTTTGACACGTTGAGTTTTGGTACCCGTAGCTAACTCAATACATGGTTTACCTTTCATCTGTGAGCTGCAACTTAACTTAGTACATTTCATATTTGGGGACTCTGTTTCAGGTGTCAAGTCAGAACATTTTGCACGTTGCCACTGGGACCCGGAGCTCTTCTCAGATTTCATACCTCGAGGCTTTGTCTGAAGTGCCAACTCAGAAGATTTTCCACATTTCAACTCTACATTGTTTTGTGATTGTGGCCTTTGGCTTATTGCTCCATATTTCACTTCTGAGGACTGTGACTCTTGTTTAAACACTGAAGGTGTCACAGTTTGAGGCTGTGTTCCTGGGGATGACACTAAGGGATTCACTGCTTGTGGCTGTATTCCAGGGTTTAATCCAGGAGAGCTCCTGTCTTCTAAGCAAAACCTGGGTTTCAATATCAATTTTATATTATTGATTTTGACCTTAAGTTTGGGTCACATGCTTTCGTATTTCTAAACTGTTGCTCAGAGTTAAAATCAATACTTTTGGACCTCTGAGACTGATGTTCCTGGGTTGACCCTGAAGGTTGTTTACCTTGTGACTTCAGCCTCGTAGTCAACTGATCGGATGTCTTCACATCTAGTTGTACTGAGGGTTTTAACTCTTTAGCTGTGACATCCTGAGGTGGTAACCTAAGACTCAGTGTAGAGCTATTAACTTGATAGACAGTGGTATCCAAAGATcagattttgtattttcaagCTGTGGTCCCTGAAGTAATGCCACACTTTTCACACACTGAGACTGTAGCTCTGAGGTTGATGTGATGTTTTCCCCTTCTTGTAGCTCTGGTCCTGGGGACAACTCAAGGGTCTTCACACACTGTACTTGTGGCTCAAGGTTAAAATCCACGGATTTTTTTCCTTGAGGTTTTGGCCCTAGAGCCATCTCTGATGTCTTCCCACCTCTCAGCTGTATGGATGGTTTCCCTTCTGTAGATTCAACACCTGGAGATGGTGACCCACTATTGAATTGTAAAAATGTCACATACATATCAGGTCTTGGTGTCCACTGGATGGATCTTTCTACCTGTGTCTCTTTGTTTAGCTGATCAGTTTTGATCCCTTGAGGCTGTGGCTCAGAAGTTTTGTTCAAAGTTTTAGTTTTCTGCAGCCCTAGTGCTAACGCAGAGGTTTTTACTTGCTGTAACTGTGACTCAAGATGAAACTCTCCGGATTTTTCTCCTTGAATTTTTGACCTGACAGTCAACTCAGATGACCTCACACCTCTCCGTTGTGTAGACGGCTTCAATTCTGTAGGGCTGGCACTCTGAGACTGTAACCTAAAGTTTGACCCTATACATTTCTCCCTTTGAAACTCAGATACTGGAATCCACTGCACAGATTTTGTACCTCCAATTTGTGGTTCAGTATTTAGTGCCACAGTTCTCCCATCTTGAAGCGGTGGCTCTAACATTGGCTCCAAGTCTTTCACTTGGTACACCTGTGATTCTGGCGTCAATGGACAAGGTCTCATACTCGGCACCTGTGGCCCATATTGGCCCTCTTGAGCTTTTACCTTATGAACAACTGGTTCAGGAGCCAATTCAAATGAGGGTGCATCTTTACTTTGTACTTTAGAGGTGAGCTCTATGGGTTTTCTACCTGCAGGTTTGGGTTCTTGATCTGACCCCACAGACAACATATCTTCCGACTCCAACTGTTTGTTCAGGTGGCTGAACATCCCACCTTTCCACTCTGTTGAGCTTATGTGGTCATCCTGTCCGGGCTCAAGAGTTAAATCCATGGGTGCCCTCCCTTGATACTGTTGTGTTGAGACTAAATCCATGAATTTTACTCCTTGGATCCCTTGTGTTTTGGCTCTATTCACAGGTTTTAGACTTTGCTGCTTCAGACATGAGATAATCACACGTTTGCTATCTTGTGTTTGTGGCGGTGAAGTCAGTTCCTTGGGTTTTACATCTTGTAGATAAGGCCCTTGCAACACCTCCATAGGCTTGTCTTGAAACAGCATCCCTGGTACAAAAGTCACGGGACTCTCCCCTTGCTTCTTTGGTTCAAGTTCTAAGCCCATGGCATTTACATCTTGAACACGTGCATAACAGGCCAACCCcacagttttcaaatcttgaattcTTGAACCTGGA
It encodes the following:
- the LOC131897710 gene encoding uncharacterized protein LOC131897710 produces the protein MLYQGLLLQGENPANFISGLPHYGVKSHDEISCFLGPETPSSDFILGPKLPEPQPQPQPQPGKPVDVNIRPCLQHVRFSDAIPEPKHQDFKCVQFMPGVELQDRKPQGLMPESFLPLSQETQVQDKKLVLPPEVSEFCSMKRPIPASELQHPRVIAKQVNPGLWHQDTKFSGLASRPKLSGVRLGEQTPGSLSHGMSPMTPELGIHDPKSAKATPGLQDTRQVSFNSGPWLQDVKFFDVIPGTQPQGVKTSELNSGPQLECVKIFELTTQPERQGMKPELIVKEPPFKDIKYVTRNLVPNFEGKMSYKLASELQIPKAESKKLTPGKHLAGVDHSELIRRTQAQGVESSTLIHRQHLEHIKPVEKIIASKQEELTPGPHLEDRKSMELRSKSELGKVKSMLSTPGIQAGDKEREELPLGSNLKGLKYELPPSGPQLEDRKPAVLTLGQCLERIKSTVISPSSSQLDGMKSVKLIPGSRIQDLKTVGLACYARVQDVNAMGLELEPKKQGESPVTFVPGMLFQDKPMEVLQGPYLQDVKPKELTSPPQTQDSKRVIISCLKQQSLKPVNRAKTQGIQGVKFMDLVSTQQYQGRAPMDLTLEPGQDDHISSTEWKGGMFSHLNKQLESEDMLSVGSDQEPKPAGRKPIELTSKVQSKDAPSFELAPEPVVHKVKAQEGQYGPQVPSMRPCPLTPESQVYQVKDLEPMLEPPLQDGRTVALNTEPQIGGTKSVQWIPVSEFQREKCIGSNFRLQSQSASPTELKPSTQRRGVRSSELTVRSKIQGEKSGEFHLESQLQQVKTSALALGLQKTKTLNKTSEPQPQGIKTDQLNKETQVERSIQWTPRPDMYVTFLQFNSGSPSPGVESTEGKPSIQLRGGKTSEMALGPKPQGKKSVDFNLEPQVQCVKTLELSPGPELQEGENITSTSELQSQCVKSVALLQGPQLENTKSDLWIPLSIKLIALH